In Mesorhizobium sp. CAU 1732, the genomic window AATCAGGGGATGCTGGGGCCTGAAGAGACGATCACCGGCGTGGATTATGACGAGGAACTCGAGGTCGTGGTGGTGCGGACCGAGAGCCGCACGACCTATGAGGAGAAAGTCAGGAAAAAGACCCGCACCAGCGGTTGCGCCGTCGGCACCGTGTTCGGCGACATGATGGAAGGGCTGGAGGGTCTTACCCTTCCAGCCGCACCGGTGCGTACCTCGTGGCTCTATGCGCTGGCACGTACGATAAACACGACGCCGAGCCTCTATCTCTCGGCGGGCGCGATCCACGGTACGGTGCTGTGCAGGGAGGATCGTCCGCTGGTCTATATGGAGGATGTCGGCCGTCACAACGCCGTCGACAAGATCGCGGGATGGATGCTTTTCGAAAAGGCGAGCGCCGAAGACAAGATCCTCTATACGACCGGCCGGCTTACCTCGGAAATGGTGATCAAGACCGCCATGATGGGGATCCCGGTGCTTGCTTCGCGCTCCGGTTTTACGGCCTGGGGGGTGGAGATCGCGCGCCAGGTGGGGCTGACGCTGATCGGGCGGATGCGCGGTAAGCGCTTCGTCTGCCTTTCGGGCCACGAACGCCTGATCTGGGATGCCGACCCGGAACTGGTTCCCGAGGACGAAAAGCAGCATCGCCGCAAGGGTGCGTTGATTGACTAGAATCCTGGGCGTCGTACTGGCCGGGGGGAAGGCCACGCGTATGGGCGGCGGCGACAAGGGCCTGCTGCCGCTTGGCGACGCGACGCTGCTCGACCACGTGCTTGAGCGGTTCGCGCCACAATGCGCCAGGCTTGCGATCAACGCCAACGGCGATGCCGCGCGTTTCTCGCGTTTCAGGCTTCCCGTGATTCCCGACACCCTGCCGGATTATCCCGGCCCCTTGGCCGGTGTTCTCGCGGGTCTCGACTGGGCGGCGGATGAAGGCGGCGATGCGATCGTGACGGTGGCGGCGGACACGCCGTTTCTTCCGCGCTACCTTGTAGCCCGCCTGCGGGACGCGGCGGTGGCCAAAGCGGTTCCGATCGCGCTAGCAGCCTCACCAGACGAGGCAGGCGCGGCACGCCGTCATCCCACCTTCGGCCTGTGGCCGGTGGCGCTGCGCGACGATCTGCGCGCCGAGCTTTCAGGGGGCCTGCGCAAGATCGTCCTGTGGGCTGACCGGTATGGCGTCGCGACGGTGCAGTTTCAGACTGAACGCTTCGACCCCTTCTTCAATGTCAATACCCCGGAAGACATGACCCGCGCCGCCGCGATGCTGGCGGGAGGCGACGCATGAGGCTCTACGGCGTGGTCGGCTGGAAGAACACCGGGAAGACCGGCCTCGTCGAGCGGCTCGTGACCGAGATGGTGGGGCGCGGCGTTGCCGTGTCCACCGTCAAACATGCGCATAAAGGCTTCGATATCGACCATCCGGGCCGCGACAGCGACCGCCACCGCCAGGCAGGCGCGACCGAGGTGCTGATTTCCTCGCCCGCGCGCTGGGCTCTGATTCACGAACGTCGCGGCGAGCCCGAACTGCAGCTCGACGAACTCCTGCCGAAATTCTCCCCTGTCGATCTGGTTCTGGTCGAGGGCTTCAAGCGCTCCGGCCTGCCGAGGGTCGAGACATATCGTGCGGAGGTCGGAAAGCCGCTGCTGGTGCTGGACGACCCGACGATCAGGGCGGTGGCGAGCGATACGCCGCACGCCGGCTTGCAGGTGCCGCTCTTCGACCTGAACGATACGGCCGGTATTGCCGAATTCATTTTGCGGGAGGTCGGCCTGTGACCCCAGCTCCCCTCGTGCCCCCGCGGCTGAAGAACGATTGCTTCGCTCTCCCTCCGGGCATCGACTGGACGCCGGTGGACACCGCCCTTGGCCTGCTGCGTGCCAATCTCACTCCGGTCGTCGCGACCGAGGAACTGGAGGTCTCGCAGGCGCTCGGCCGCATCCTGGCGAGCGATGTCCTCGCGCGCCGTTCCAATCCGCCGGCACCCAACGCCGCTGTCGACGGCTACGGCTTCGCCCATGCGGCCACCGGCGAAGGGCCGCAGACGCTGCCGTTGGTCGAAGGTCGCGCGGCGGCGGGCGTGCCTTTTTCAGGCCGCGTGCCCGAGGGAATGGCCATACGCATCCTCACCGGCGCAATCTTACCGGAAGGCGTGGATACTGTGGTTCTGGAGGAAGACACGGCCAGCGACGCCGCGCGCGTCGCCTTCCATGGACCGGTCAAACTGCGGTCGAACACGCGCAAGGCGGGTGAGGACGTGGTTGCCGGCAATCTCGTCCTGCCGGCCGGACATCGGCTGCGTCCGCCGGATCTGGCGCTTTTGTCGGCTGTCGGGCTGGCGAAGGTCGCGGTATTCCGCCCGTTGCGCGTCGGCGTGCTTTCCACCGGCGATGAAATCGCCGCGGATGTCGGGGAGACGACGCTGCCGGCCGACCGCATCTATGACGCCAACCGGCCGATGCTTTTGGCGATGGCGCGGCGATGGGACTATGCGGCGATCGATCTCGGCCATGTCGGTGACGACCGTGCCGCGCTTGCTGCCCGGCTCGACGAGGGTGCTACCGAAGCGGATGTAATTTTTACCTCGGGGGGCGCGTCGTCCGGGGATGAGGACCACGTCTCCGCGCTGCTGCGCGAAGCCGGAACGATGCAAAGCTGGCGAATAGCCGTGAAGCCCGGCCGCCCGCTGGCGCTCGGCCTGTGGCGCGGCGTTCCGGTTTTCGGTCTTCCGGGAAATCCCGTCGCCGCTTTCGTCTGCACGCTCGTCTTCGGTCACCCGGCGCTGTCGGTGCTGGCGGGAGGTGCGTGGGCACCGCCGGCAGGCTTCACGGTGCCGGCTGCCTTCGAGAAAAACAAGCGGGCAGGGCGGCGCGAATATCTGCGCGCGCGCTTGACGCAGGACGGCCATGCCGAAGTGTTCCCCTCGGAAGGGTCAGGGCGGATCAGCGGTCTTTCGTGGGCGACCGGCCTTGTCGAGATCGAGGACGGCGCACGCCGCATCGCCCATGGAGATCCGGTCCGCTTCATCCCGTACGGCTCGTTCGGATTATAGGGAGCGGGCCACAAGGGTGATCTTCTGGTTTGATGCGTTGGCCCGACGATGGAACGGAAGTCCCGATGAACAGTTTTTCGTATCACCTTGCCAGGTCTGCCGCGATCTGAGACGCTGCGGCAGGAGGGGGCGCGGGTCGTCTGAAAAAACGGGGAAGGAACAAGCCATGAGAAGCATTGTCCTCGCGGGTGCAGTTGTATTTTCTGCATCGACTTGCCTGGCGCAGACCGCTGCGCCGCCGCAATCGCCCACGCCAGGAATTGCTGAGCAGTCCGAGGACGCTCCAGTCCAGCAGACAGGCCCGGCTAATCTCTGTCAGGAGCTCCTTGCGTTCATGACGGCGCCCGTGCCCGAGCCGGAAGGGGTGGCCCCGGCGAAACCGGCGGCTGCTGCGCCTCAGCAGGCAGCGCCTGCCTCGGGCACCGAGGCGAGCGGGAGTGGTACGTCGGCCTTGGCCGGTACGACCGATGCGGACGAAGCTGCATCGGCCGAGCCGGACAGCGAGACGAATTCGGCCCAGGAAATCACCAAGCAGGAAGGCGTCGCAACCGATGCGCCGGACGATTCCGGAGACGAGAAGGCCACGGCCTCCGGTTCGGTCGAAGACGCGCCCCAAAAGGATTCCCGGTCCGCTCCGACACCCCCTGCGGATGTGACGAGCACGCCCAAGGATACAGTGTTGACCGTGGAGGCGGCCGAACGATTGGCTGCGGCGAACGACCTCGAGCAATGCCAGAAATCGGCCCGGCAGATGAGGGTTGCCGGCGTCGACATGCCACCGCCTCTCATGGCATTGGCCGCGCTGGATTTGCAGTATCAGCAGCAATCGACAGGTGCGAACGTGCCTGCGGCCACTGAAGAACCAGCGGCGAACGACTAGAGCGACGATCCGGTTGTTCCGACGCCGGTTCGTGGTTCGTGACAACCGAAAGGAGTTGGCGGGATGGGCATGATCGTGAGTGGGATCGCTGTGGCGATCGCAATTGGAATCGGCGCGGGTTATTTCCTTGTGAACAGCCAGCAGCAGAAATCCGTTTGGCAGGCCTACAGCACCAACAGCACCCGTGTCGGCGATCCCGGTCACAATCTCGTCGGGCAGAACTGGAACGGCGAGCCTCGCGCCGGCGAGGGCGCGGACAGCGCCAGCTAGAGCAGCTCAGGGTCTGACTGAAACACCACTACCACTTCGTTGCGCCCTCGCTACGCAGGCGAGGATCAAACGCCGCCGCCGTCCGTGACCTGGATCCTCCTCCGTTTACGGGGGAGGGGGACCGCCGAGGCGGTGGAGGGGGTGTCCATGCAGAGCGATTCCACCTCGTTCGGAACCGATCGATTCATCGCCTCAGGCTGGCGACCGGACGTTTTGCTGCGGCATTGATGTCCGTCAATGCCGCAGGATGCGGATAATTCCGCACTCCACCGCAGACGCGTGATCCTCAGCCACCGTCCCGCCCCTCAGGCAGGCGGGCTTGAGGGCAGGCCTTGCGCGACACGCTACTCCGCGGGTTCGGCAGCCACAGGTGGAGGCGTCTTGCCGGTGGTGGTCCTGGCCAATTCTTTCTCGACCCAGGCGCTGTGATGTTCCTTGGCCCAGTTCAGATCGACCTCTCCTGAGCCCATCGCATCATAGGCGCCTTCCATGCCGAGCGTGCCGATATAGATGTGTCCGATGATGACCGCGACCATGATGACGCCCACGGTCGCGTGCACATATTGGGCTGCCTGCATGCCGTTGACATCGGTGAATGAGAACGGGAACAGCATGAAGATGCCCGAGACCGACAACGTGATTCCGCCCAACACGACCGCCCAGAAAATGAGCTTCTGGCCCGTGTTGAAGCGGGCGGCCGGAGGATGCGTGCTGTTCGATCGATCGAAGAACCCCCCGGCCGTTTTCAGCCAGTTGGCGTCGTAGCGATCGGGAAGATTGTCCCAGATCCACATGACCAGCATGGCGAGGACGCCGAGCATGAACGCCCAGGCCACGAAATCATGCATGTATTTTGCCCAGACTGACCACGCCGAGAAGGCTTCCGGGCCGATCAGCGGCATCAGCAGGTGCTTGCCGAAAATGAAGTTGAGACCGGTGATGGCAAGGATGATGAAGGCGGTCGCGGTCATCCAGTGAATCAACCGTTCAAAGGCGTTGAAGCGCAGGATCCTGGTGCCCGATTCATCCCTGGCGGTACGAATTCGTCCCCTGTAGAGGAAGAACAGCGCCAGCGCGACCAGCATGCCCACAATGGCGATGATGCCAATCCAGGGCAACACGCTCTCATGGAACCTCTGGTACTCGCGGCCCTGCGGCTGCTGCAGGGTCGCGGCTCTTTGATCCGGGATGCTTATGCTGCCCTGAACCTTGTTGAGTTCATCGAGAAGCTGCTGCTCGCTGACCGCGTTGGCGGTGGGGTTGCTGCCTGCGGCTTCTTGCGCTCGCGCCGGGATAACAAGCAGGCCGAGAGTCAGAATGAGCACTGTAACAGCCGGTGAAATCAGTCGGCCAAGGCTCCAGATACGCATTTGCTCCGTCCTCCTGAGCTTATGTCACAGCACACCGTGAAGTGGCCGCTGTCGTTGTTAGACTGCGATCGTCTCGCGATAGGCTGTCTGCCAGCCCCATGCGCCGGAGCCATAACCGCGCTGCGTCACGCGCTCCTTGTAGATGGCAGCGATAATTTCACTGTCGCCGGCGAGGAGCGATTTGGTGGAGCACATTTCAGCGCAGAGGGGCAGCTTGCCTTCGGCAAGGCGGTTGGCCCCATATTTGGCGTACTCGATTTCCGACGAATCTGCCTCCGGCCCCGCCGCGCAAAAGGTGCATTTGTCCATCTTGCCGCGCGACCCGAAATTGCTGACACGCGGATATTGCGGCGCGCCAAACGGGCAGGCGTAGAAGCAGTAGCCGCAGCCGATGCACAAATCCTTCGAGTGCAGAACCACCGCATCGGCGGTCGTGTAGAAGCAGTCGACCGGACACACGGCCGCGCAAGGGGCGTCTGTGCAATGCATGCAGGCCATTGAGACGGAACGCTCGCCCGGCTTGCCGTCATTGATGGTGACGACACGGCGGCGATTGATACCCCACGGAACGTCGTGCTCGTTCTTGCAGGCGGTCACGCAGGCATTGCACTCGATGCAGCGGTCAGCATCGCAAAGGAACTTCATTCTGGCCATTTTACGTTCCCCTCTTACACTGCCGCGATCTGGCAAAGCGTGACTTTGGGCTCCTGCATACCCGTCACCGGGTCGTAGCCGTAGGTGGTGATGCTGTTCGCGCTTTCGCCGAGCACGTAGGGGTCGGTTCCCTCGGGATAAGTGCCCCGCAAATCCTCCCCCTGGAACCAGCCACCGAAATGGAAGGGCATGAAGGCCACGCCCTTGCCGACGCGCTCGGTAACCAGAGCCTTGACCCGCGCCTTGGAGTCGTTCTCCGCTCCGCTGACCCAGACCCAGCTACCATGGTTGATGCCACGCTCGGTCGCATCGGCAGGATTGATCTCGACGAACATGTCCTGCTGCAGTTCGGCCAGCCAGCGGTTGGACCGGGTTTCCTCGCCGCCACCCTCGTATTCGACCAGGCGACCGGTCGTCAGGATGATCGGGAAGGATTTCGCAATCCCGGCATCAACGGCGGCTTTCTGCACGCTGAAGCCGATATTGGGCAGGCGGAACTGCTTGGCGTCCGGATAGGTCGGGTATTTCGCGACCAGATCAGTCTTCGGAGTGTAGATGGGCTCGCGATGGATCGGAACCGGATCGGGCAGGTTCCACGCGACCGCCCGGGCCTTGCCGTTGCCGTAGGGGTGACAGCCATGGCTGAGCACGACGCGCTGGATGCCGCCGGAAAGGTCGGTTGACCACGACACTTTGCCGATGTCGCCCATATCGGCGCCGATTTCTTCGATCACCGAGAGCTCCTCGGCGTTCAGGTCCTTATCCCAGCCGAGTTTCTGGAGCACGGCCATGGTGAATTCCGGATACCCGTCGGTCAGTTCGGACCCTCGTGTGTAGGACCCCTCTGCCAATAGCGTTTCGCCATTACGCTCGACGCCGAAACGGGCACGGAACGGGCTGCCGCCATCCATGACATGCAGGTCGGCGCTGTAGAGGTTGGCAGTGCCCGGATGGCGGACTTCCGGCTTGCCCCAGCAGGGCCATGGCAGGCCGTAATAGTCACCGCCGACTTCTGGATCGTCTTTCGGCGCGCGCATCGTCACCAGATCGAACTTCGCCTGGTTCCTCATATGCGCCTTGAGGCGCTCCGGCGACTGGCCGCAATAGCCGGTCGACCAGCTTCCACGGTTCATCTCGCGCAGCACATCTTCGGGGACCGGGCGGTCGCCCTCCACTTCGATGTTCTTGAACATCCAGTCGGCGAGGCCGAGCTTTTGCGACAGCAGGTAGAGGACCTGATAATCGTCCTTTTGCTCGAAGCTTGGCGCCACGATCTGCTCGCCCCACTGTATTGACCGGTTGGAGGCGACGCGCGAGCCGGACGTTTCGAACTGGGTGCAGACCGGCAGGAGGTACGTATTGTCCTTGCGTCCTGCCTGTACCGCGAGCGAGGCCCAGGTGGTGGGATGAGGATCGGCTACGACGAGCAATTCAAGGCCGGCGAGGCCTTTGATCGAATCCGGTATGCGCGCAATGCTGTTGCTGGCATGACCCTGCACGAACATCGCCCGCATCACGTCGGGCTGCTCGACGTCTTCCTTCGGCAGTGAGACTGCGTCGAACCAACGCGTCAGCGGAATGCCCGGCGTTTCCATCAGCTCCTTGGAGGGGAACTGGCCGACGAGGTCGTTATAGGGAATTTCCCAGACCCGTCCCCAGTGCTTCCATGCGCCTTCCGTCAATCCGTAATAGAATGGCAACGTCACCACATCGAGCCCGATATCGGTTGCGCCCTGGACGTTGTCGTGCCCGCGGAAGATATTCGCGCCGGTCCCCGGTTTTCCCACATTGCCTGTTGCGAGGCACAGGATGCAGCTTGCGCGCGTGTTTGCGGTTCCCACCGTGTGGTGCGTCTGACCCATGCACCAGATCATGGTCGAGGGCCGCTGAGTGGCGAACATCTCCGCGATGCGCTTGACCTGCTCGCCCGGCACGCCGGTGATCAGCTCCACTTCCTCGGGCGTGTACTTGGCGACTTCCTTGCGGACCTCGTCCATTCCGTAGACGCGCTGGGCGATGAATTCCTTGTCCTCCCAGCCATTCTCGAAGATGTGGTAGAGCATGCCCCAGATCAGGGCGATGTCGGTGCCGGACCGGAACCTCACGAACTCGGTCGCGTGTGCGGCAGTGCGGGTGAAACGCGGATCCGCTACGATCAGGTTGGCATTGTTGAGTTCCTTGCCTTCCAGCAGGTGCTGCATCGCCACCGGATGAGCTTCGGCCGGATTGCCGCCCATCACCATCATCGTCTTCGAATTGCGGATGTCGTTGAACGAATTCGTCATCGCACCGTAGCCCCAGGTGTTGGCTACGCCGGCGACGGTCGTTGAATGACAGATGCGAGCCTGATGGTCCTGGTTGTTCGTCCCCCACAGGGCGGCCAGCTTGCGGAAGAGATAGCTTCCCTCGTTGGAGAACTTGGCAGACCCCATCCAGTAGACGGATTCCGGGCCGGACTTCTCGCGAATATCCAAAAGCTTGTCGCCGATGCCCTCGATGGCCTCTTCCCAGGAGACGCGCTGCCATTGACCGTCGACCAGCTTCATCGGATATTTGAGCCGGCGATCACTGTGAACCAGTTCGCGTACGCTCGCGCCCTTAGCGCAATGCGAGCCGCGATTGATCGGGCTGTCCCATGAGGGTTCCTGCCCCGTCCAGACCCCGTTCTGGACTTCCGCGGTGACCGTGCAGCCGACCGAGCAATGGGTGCAGACGCTTTTCTTCAGCTCGATGGGCACGCCCGGCTGGGGCGGACTGATCGCCTCGGCCGTTCTTACCGTGCCAAGCTGAAACGTTCCCACAGCGGCCAATCCACCGGCGGCAAGGCCGGAGCGACGCAGGAAGGTCCGTCGATCCAGAGGAGCCGATTCTCCGTTCCCGTTAAGCGACTGCAATTTCGTGTGACCGACTTGCCTACTTTTGCGCTTCGTCAACATGGCAATGACCTCACTTTTTCAGGGGATAGCCGTTCACGCGGTAGAAGGCCTTGATATGGTCGGTTTCCCGATAGCGAGGCCCGGTTTCCTCCTCGCCGGGATCGTAGGCCTGCGCCTCGCCCGGGGCGAGGGCGACGGCCGCCACGGCGGTGGTGGAGACACCGCCGAACGCCCGGAGGAAGTTACGCCGGCTGAGGCCTGTCGGTCGCTTGTCCTGCATTTTGCATCCTCCCCTGTAGACGGGCTGCTGGCCCGTTGATGTGCCCACTAGGCGCTTTGCCGTGTCTCGATGGCAAAGGCTGCGATTTCGACGTCCACGAAGAGTTTTCCGACGGCGCCGACCGCGCGGTAGAATCCTGCCGTCTTCGCCCCCTCCAGATCGGCGAAGAAGCGCCTCGCCCACGGCGCAATGTGTCGTTCGAAGAAGTCCCGCTCGTCGTCGGTCGAAACCGCGAAACGATTACCGGCCATGCCGCTCATGATTTCGAGAAGCGTGCCGAGATGATCCTCGGGATCGCAGTGACCCTCCGCGCGCTTGAGCCCGAGCCGCATCATATCGCCGCGCAGGCGGGCGAGGGGCCGTTCGTTGAGAAAGCCTGTCAGGTAGTAGGACGCGTAAGGGAGAAGCTCTCCCCGCCCGACGCCAATGAACAGGTCGGAATATTCGCGCCGCACGGCATCCGCCGACGAGGACGCGGCGGCCCGCGCAAGTGCTAGGTGAGCGCCGCCGAGCGGCGTATCGCCATTGTCGGTCAGGCGGGAGAGCCGCGTAAGCAGGTCGCCGTCAGGCGCCGCCAGCAGCAGCGAGGCGAGGAGGGCGTATTCATCCGACCGTGCGCGGTCGATATCGTCGATATCTGCCGCGCCAGCTTCGGACGCCGGATAAAGATCGGGGCGCAATAAAGTCCGTGAAATACCGGTAAGAACCTCAACGGAAAGAACCCGCTCGGCCGGAATCCGACGCCACAGCGAAACTGTCGGTTGAGCGACCCCAAGGCCACGAGCCAGGACGGAAATCCCGCCTACTGACCTGATGGCATCCTCCAGCCCTGCTTCCCTATGCATCTCATGCCCTCGGTACTGCAGGTTCATAGTATTTCCCTATGGACATATTGCAACCCCTGTCCAGGGAAACACCTCGCGACCTCAAGGTGGGTGGGCTCAGCGAGGCATTGCGCCGCCGTGCCGTGGGCGTGGAAGCGGTTCGAGGTCTGGCCAACGCGCGCTTTCCGGGGCGGGAACCGTCGCCATCGTAGGTTGATCCGGGGCCTCGGTCGAAGTGTTATCGGCCAGGATAACCGGCACCCGGACCGCTGGCTGCTGCGCCGGTGGCACCACCGACGGCGTCTCCACCGCGGCCTCGGCATCCGGTTGAGTGCTGGCCGATTCGTCGGATGGAGCATCGGGCGGCTGGGTGAACACGGTTTGCTCTGCATCCTCTCCAAGAGCCCGCACCGTCTTGGACAGGAAGCTGACGACGGACCTTCCGGGATCGAGCGGGCCGAATCCAGCCATTGAACCAGGCTGGTTGAAGTCCCAGGCATATTCCGCCGGACCGACATAATCGCGGATGCCCGGATCGATCGACCACATCTTGCGCAAGGCGGCGCTTTTCAGCGCCATGGGCACGCCTTTCTTCAGGAAGGCAGTGAGGTCGCTGTCGGCAGTTAGGTCTTCGAGGCGCGGGAGTGGTTGCGGTGGCTCAGCCGTTTCAGGCTCAACGCCCTCCGGCATGTCGGCATCGGGCAGTGGAAGCGAACCGTCGGGATAGGCTTTTGCGGGAAGCTCGCCCGGCTCTTTTTCATCGTGACGCGCCGCCAGCTTGCGGCGTGACCAGCGGGCGAGGCGGCTGTCCTTGCCGTCACTCATGGCCATCGGCCTTCAAGGTGGCGCCAGGGTTCTGCCGGCTCGTGTCCGCTTTGTCTCGCTTTCGCTTGATGAAGGGACGGTCGACGTGGTGCGCCTCGATGAAGCGGGCGATGTGCTCCTGTATCTCGACGGGCATGGGAACCGCCTCGATGATGTCCGTTC contains:
- a CDS encoding Cro/CI family transcriptional regulator yields the protein MHREAGLEDAIRSVGGISVLARGLGVAQPTVSLWRRIPAERVLSVEVLTGISRTLLRPDLYPASEAGAADIDDIDRARSDEYALLASLLLAAPDGDLLTRLSRLTDNGDTPLGGAHLALARAAASSSADAVRREYSDLFIGVGRGELLPYASYYLTGFLNERPLARLRGDMMRLGLKRAEGHCDPEDHLGTLLEIMSGMAGNRFAVSTDDERDFFERHIAPWARRFFADLEGAKTAGFYRAVGAVGKLFVDVEIAAFAIETRQSA
- the mobB gene encoding molybdopterin-guanine dinucleotide biosynthesis protein B, with the translated sequence MRLYGVVGWKNTGKTGLVERLVTEMVGRGVAVSTVKHAHKGFDIDHPGRDSDRHRQAGATEVLISSPARWALIHERRGEPELQLDELLPKFSPVDLVLVEGFKRSGLPRVETYRAEVGKPLLVLDDPTIRAVASDTPHAGLQVPLFDLNDTAGIAEFILREVGL
- a CDS encoding formate dehydrogenase, coding for MQDKRPTGLSRRNFLRAFGGVSTTAVAAVALAPGEAQAYDPGEEETGPRYRETDHIKAFYRVNGYPLKK
- the glp gene encoding gephyrin-like molybdotransferase Glp, translating into MTPAPLVPPRLKNDCFALPPGIDWTPVDTALGLLRANLTPVVATEELEVSQALGRILASDVLARRSNPPAPNAAVDGYGFAHAATGEGPQTLPLVEGRAAAGVPFSGRVPEGMAIRILTGAILPEGVDTVVLEEDTASDAARVAFHGPVKLRSNTRKAGEDVVAGNLVLPAGHRLRPPDLALLSAVGLAKVAVFRPLRVGVLSTGDEIAADVGETTLPADRIYDANRPMLLAMARRWDYAAIDLGHVGDDRAALAARLDEGATEADVIFTSGGASSGDEDHVSALLREAGTMQSWRIAVKPGRPLALGLWRGVPVFGLPGNPVAAFVCTLVFGHPALSVLAGGAWAPPAGFTVPAAFEKNKRAGRREYLRARLTQDGHAEVFPSEGSGRISGLSWATGLVEIEDGARRIAHGDPVRFIPYGSFGL
- a CDS encoding formate dehydrogenase subunit alpha — translated: MLTKRKSRQVGHTKLQSLNGNGESAPLDRRTFLRRSGLAAGGLAAVGTFQLGTVRTAEAISPPQPGVPIELKKSVCTHCSVGCTVTAEVQNGVWTGQEPSWDSPINRGSHCAKGASVRELVHSDRRLKYPMKLVDGQWQRVSWEEAIEGIGDKLLDIREKSGPESVYWMGSAKFSNEGSYLFRKLAALWGTNNQDHQARICHSTTVAGVANTWGYGAMTNSFNDIRNSKTMMVMGGNPAEAHPVAMQHLLEGKELNNANLIVADPRFTRTAAHATEFVRFRSGTDIALIWGMLYHIFENGWEDKEFIAQRVYGMDEVRKEVAKYTPEEVELITGVPGEQVKRIAEMFATQRPSTMIWCMGQTHHTVGTANTRASCILCLATGNVGKPGTGANIFRGHDNVQGATDIGLDVVTLPFYYGLTEGAWKHWGRVWEIPYNDLVGQFPSKELMETPGIPLTRWFDAVSLPKEDVEQPDVMRAMFVQGHASNSIARIPDSIKGLAGLELLVVADPHPTTWASLAVQAGRKDNTYLLPVCTQFETSGSRVASNRSIQWGEQIVAPSFEQKDDYQVLYLLSQKLGLADWMFKNIEVEGDRPVPEDVLREMNRGSWSTGYCGQSPERLKAHMRNQAKFDLVTMRAPKDDPEVGGDYYGLPWPCWGKPEVRHPGTANLYSADLHVMDGGSPFRARFGVERNGETLLAEGSYTRGSELTDGYPEFTMAVLQKLGWDKDLNAEELSVIEEIGADMGDIGKVSWSTDLSGGIQRVVLSHGCHPYGNGKARAVAWNLPDPVPIHREPIYTPKTDLVAKYPTYPDAKQFRLPNIGFSVQKAAVDAGIAKSFPIILTTGRLVEYEGGGEETRSNRWLAELQQDMFVEINPADATERGINHGSWVWVSGAENDSKARVKALVTERVGKGVAFMPFHFGGWFQGEDLRGTYPEGTDPYVLGESANSITTYGYDPVTGMQEPKVTLCQIAAV
- the mobA gene encoding molybdenum cofactor guanylyltransferase MobA, whose product is MTRILGVVLAGGKATRMGGGDKGLLPLGDATLLDHVLERFAPQCARLAINANGDAARFSRFRLPVIPDTLPDYPGPLAGVLAGLDWAADEGGDAIVTVAADTPFLPRYLVARLRDAAVAKAVPIALAASPDEAGAARRHPTFGLWPVALRDDLRAELSGGLRKIVLWADRYGVATVQFQTERFDPFFNVNTPEDMTRAAAMLAGGDA
- the fdh3B gene encoding formate dehydrogenase FDH3 subunit beta; the encoded protein is MARMKFLCDADRCIECNACVTACKNEHDVPWGINRRRVVTINDGKPGERSVSMACMHCTDAPCAAVCPVDCFYTTADAVVLHSKDLCIGCGYCFYACPFGAPQYPRVSNFGSRGKMDKCTFCAAGPEADSSEIEYAKYGANRLAEGKLPLCAEMCSTKSLLAGDSEIIAAIYKERVTQRGYGSGAWGWQTAYRETIAV
- a CDS encoding formate dehydrogenase accessory sulfurtransferase FdhD — encoded protein: MAADYIIGPNIENQRLTRSVSGVDHGGQAVDISVVEERPLTIFLNSQEIVTAMTIGDYPEYLALGFLRNQGMLGPEETITGVDYDEELEVVVVRTESRTTYEEKVRKKTRTSGCAVGTVFGDMMEGLEGLTLPAAPVRTSWLYALARTINTTPSLYLSAGAIHGTVLCREDRPLVYMEDVGRHNAVDKIAGWMLFEKASAEDKILYTTGRLTSEMVIKTAMMGIPVLASRSGFTAWGVEIARQVGLTLIGRMRGKRFVCLSGHERLIWDADPELVPEDEKQHRRKGALID
- a CDS encoding DUF3306 domain-containing protein, with amino-acid sequence MSDGKDSRLARWSRRKLAARHDEKEPGELPAKAYPDGSLPLPDADMPEGVEPETAEPPQPLPRLEDLTADSDLTAFLKKGVPMALKSAALRKMWSIDPGIRDYVGPAEYAWDFNQPGSMAGFGPLDPGRSVVSFLSKTVRALGEDAEQTVFTQPPDAPSDESASTQPDAEAAVETPSVVPPAQQPAVRVPVILADNTSTEAPDQPTMATVPAPESARWPDLEPLPRPRHGGAMPR
- a CDS encoding formate dehydrogenase subunit gamma is translated as MRIWSLGRLISPAVTVLILTLGLLVIPARAQEAAGSNPTANAVSEQQLLDELNKVQGSISIPDQRAATLQQPQGREYQRFHESVLPWIGIIAIVGMLVALALFFLYRGRIRTARDESGTRILRFNAFERLIHWMTATAFIILAITGLNFIFGKHLLMPLIGPEAFSAWSVWAKYMHDFVAWAFMLGVLAMLVMWIWDNLPDRYDANWLKTAGGFFDRSNSTHPPAARFNTGQKLIFWAVVLGGITLSVSGIFMLFPFSFTDVNGMQAAQYVHATVGVIMVAVIIGHIYIGTLGMEGAYDAMGSGEVDLNWAKEHHSAWVEKELARTTTGKTPPPVAAEPAE